The Pseudoxanthobacter soli DSM 19599 sequence CGGTCCGCCGAAATTCTCGCCTGCGCGTCCCGGCTGTTTCACGAGCGCGGGATCGGCGCGGTCACGATCGACGACATCGTCCGCGCGGCGAATGTCGCGAAAGGCACCTTCTACCTTTACTATCGCTCCAAGAGTGACCTTCTGGCCAAACTCGCCGACGCACTTATCCGGAGAATGGCCGAGACCGCGGAAGCGGCCGCGGCGCAGGCCGCCGATCCTCTCGATCAGTTCGCCGCCGCCGTCGCCGCGATGAGAACGGTCGGGCGCGAGGGCCGACATCTCGCCGAGGCGCTCGATCATCCCGACAATTTCGAGCTGCACGAGCGCACCAACGTCACGCTCGTCAGGACTTTGGCGCCGATCCTCGGGCGCGTGGTCGAGGCGGGCAATACCACCGGTGTGTTCAACGTCGCGGACCCGGTGCCCACCATCGAATTCCTGCTCGCA is a genomic window containing:
- a CDS encoding TetR/AcrR family transcriptional regulator; translation: MDPAKRSAEILACASRLFHERGIGAVTIDDIVRAANVAKGTFYLYYRSKSDLLAKLADALIRRMAETAEAAAAQAADPLDQFAAAVAAMRTVGREGRHLAEALDHPDNFELHERTNVTLVRTLAPILGRVVEAGNTTGVFNVADPVPTIEFLLAGQAFLLGDGRFAWSEAEYRRRLDATLTLIERALGASPGSLAPRLGAVVTQPAAGDQVAR